TTATTGCTGCCTATTTATAAAAATCTTCAGAAACGTACGCCACGGACGGTCGTCCTAGACGGTGGCTTTACACGGTTGGCCGGCCCTGACGGCTGACGAGATCGATCGTTCACCTTTCGTTGAAACACATCGCTTCTTCCATTCCATCAGGGTAGGGGCTTAACATCCTAGTAGTACGTCCATAGCTATAGCTAGCCAGCTAGGCCAAGCATGCAAGGAAGCAGCAAGCACGTTCATGGACATGGGGCGCAGGCACGCAGCTAGCGAGCGATCGAGCTAAGTAGGTGACGCGTCACTCTTGAGCTGGACGTTGCATGCAACGGGCTTCGTCGAGGAGCGTATGTTTGGTTTGCTCCTAGAAGAGACTACAAGATACTTTGATCGTCCATTAGAAATGTTAAATAAagacagtttacaaaatcaatttCAGAACCCCTGTGTTAGGAATcttgacgaatctaatgaggcctttgaccgtgcGATtcgaggatgattactgtagtatcattgtagccaatcatcgattaattatcgtcattacaTTCGTCACGAAGAGTTACACCCATTTTCTgaagaggttttgcaaatagatttcattttataGTTCATGCGGAGCCTATAAGAGACTTTCTAGAAGGGTTACCGTAGTAAACTATATACTGGTACttaatacatatacatatatgcatACATATAAAGGTAGGTATCCACAGAATATAACCAGTCATGTGCAGTGTCCGTCGTGTGTGTACACGTACACACGAACGATGCTGATTTGACCAAGATGAAAGATATAGAATTGGAAGTTTTTTCTTTGAAATAATGTGCGCgaatttctttgttttttttttgaaacgagtGTGTGCGTGCATTTTCAAGCCTTGTGTTTCTTTTTGGTCAATCATATTGGATTGCTGGGTCCTGCATGGATGCCGTGTACTGTCGTCGTTGCCCAAGCTGAATGATGATGATGCGCAGCGCACGGAATGGACGACGGGCAGGCAAAGGCATGTGAAAAGCGTgccatgcatcatgcatgcatgcgtgcctgcctgcctgcctttgAAGTTGTTTGAAGAGGCTTTACATGGTCAAGCTCCCAGTAACAACGTAGAGCTTGTTATGATTTGACCCATTATAACACATGTACAGTACATCTCCTTAatcttttttttgcgggtaaaagTACTTCTCCTTAATCTATTTACGTAGGTAAATACATGTACTATACCCCTGTACGTACTAATTggttctaatttttttatttacttatttgcTATTTCCAGCTCCTCCGTGGCCGGCCTCCGGTAATAAATCAAACCTAGATATGGCCATTATCTACaaaaaaaccaaataaaaatgtAATTATGTTTTGAAAATTATTCTCCATTATTACCAAATTAAAAATACAATCATGTTTTAAAAATTTATTCTCCGTGATTTCAAACTCATTAGCTCCGGTTTCATAGTCGCATAATTTATTCTACCTTTTCCATGAACGCACTGCTTCAATGATCAAGATCGCACGTATCCCCCCTTCGGCCCACGAATCCCCCTAATAAAACACAGCAAGGAAATGAACCACTAATAAAACCAATAACAACCAAACAAATTGTCAGAATCGAGTCGCAAATCTGAAACGAAAACCATCAGTGCAATGCAactgcagcagccagcagcttcTCCTCTGCTCCTTCCCTCCGTCCTCTGCACCgctgcacgcacgcacgcgcacCGCCGTTGCCTCTCTTCCCCCCGACACGCAGGCCCTCCGCCACCGGGCTGCTGCCGCCTGCACGAGCCTACGGGTCTACCTACCGTCTACGCATGGCGAGAGGAAGAAAGCGGAGAGGAGCGAGGAATGTAGGAGTTCTTTCTTTCCCAATCCCCGGCGGCCATGGACGcacaccggccggccggctcgaTCTCTTTCCCCAGTTTTCCTTCACCGGCAGATCAGAGGGCCGGCCCTGCCTGCCACATGGGCGTGTGTTGCGTAGTAGGACTTTGATCCTAGTTTTGTTGGATCTCTGTGCTCACTGTTTTTCCTAGTTAGGGGCCCCATGGACACCCAGCCAGCCACGAGCCAGTTTGTTTCCGCTTCTCTCGGCCATGTCTAAATTATAACTAAACGAAAACTTTCTCGCTTAGCATAGCAAATCTCTAAAGCGGATTACCAAAGAAACGAAAATAAACGAGACGTTTGTTAGAATTATCGTTTATTTTTACTGGTAAACTGATTATAATTGAATACAAACCGAACCACGGTGGTTGGGCTTGGGCAACACATTGCATTGCGTTTGCCTCCTGCTGCGTGCTAGTGATGAGCTAGGGCTCGAGGTGCGTAGCTAGCTAGCCCACTGTAGCCGGCAACCATGGGCACTGTGATTAGTACGAGCCTTACTGATATAATGACTTGATCTGGTGCCTGACTGAGGTGACCGGACCGGGCAGTAGCCTTTGGGTAGCTTGGTGGATGAGGCTTGCACGGGAAAAAGGATTGCACATGTCATCGTAGTGGGAAAAAGGATGAACAGGGGTTGGATCCTTTTGGGTTGGAGTGTTCAATCAGGAGTGGTTTTGAGAGCCCGTTTCCCTGGGGAATACGTACGCTGAATGATGATGTGCGTCTTCTGCGTAATCTTAATTTGTGCGCGCGCTCAGTCAGATGCAGATGTCTTGTTGCTAATGGATGGATGGattagagtgtgtgtgtgtgtgtgttttgttTTGTGGAAAAGAGGGTGTGCAGCTGTGGACCATGGTCCATGCTGGATGACATGTGGGCAGCAGCTAGCATTATGCGTAGGACGTGTTTGGGGTTTGCGAATCATTCAGGTACGGATGACCTGGATCTAGATGTACTGATCACCCACTGATGAGGCAGATTCAGAGCTTTCCAATGAACACAGTACGTACATTGATCTTATTTTCCCCCACGCATTTTATTAATGTTTCTTTTTTatgatttgggggggggggggcacgtaGACCTGTTGGCAACGAGCATTGTACGTGCGTCAGGCTGCCATGATACTGTATACAACTACGTACGTACGGCTCTGTACGCTGGACTCAGACGTGTCCGCATGGGCTGAGCGGAGCAGAGCATGGCGTGGTCAGAGCTGCGCCCCTGCTCACCGGACTCGGGGCAGCTGGGTGGCAGTATGTGGAAAGGGAATGGAGCCACAGGTcgggggcggggcgggcggcggcgggtgggtgGGTCGACCGGCCTGGCCGGCCGTGCGGCGCTTTTGGGCTGGTCCCAGCTGCTCTCGGCTGGAGGGTGCAGCAGGCCGGCTGGTTGTTGCACCAGGGCTGAAGGCAGCGACTGGTtgatttttaattcaaattttggcacccaaataaGTGCGtgttttttaattcaaatttgggCACCAAATGGGTGCGTACTTACGCCAGATTTGATGTGCACACAACAGTTCGAACACGTCATTTTACATTATTACAACCATAACAACGAGCTCTGTAAATGACAGACATGTCAACGGGCTCTGTAAATGACAGACATGTCAACATGCAACAGCCATAGAACATGAAAGCGAAATTTTGGCGCCTACTTCTGGTGCAAAATTTGCACCCAAATTAGTTAGCAATCACCAGTTTTATCATCATGTATTCATACAACCGAATGAAGGTCAGCCAATTACCAAATTGCCAAGTGGTTGTGCATTATGCACTACAGTCACAAATCCAAACTTCATGAACCCCTCCGTACCAAAATAAGCCAACATACAGGCACATCCAACTTCATGAAACCGTAGGGACCAAAATAAACATTGTCCTGTGCTTCTCCTTCATTCCAGGTTCCACTGCAGATCATCTAAGCCTGGTTCACAAATTTGTCGGCACAAAAAAGAATCATACATTTGTTCATATTTTACCAACATCAAAATCCGAATCTTTTTTGTAAACTCACATACCCGAACCCCATTACTCCAAGTCAAGTAGTAATCCAATCACGGAGAGTTACCATGTCATCTTCCGCATTTGACTCAACCCACTGATTGGAATACTCACTTAGTGGAGGTACCAGCATCGGACCGACCGTCAATGACCGTGCATTCTCATCCCTTACAAAGTTATGCAGTGCAAAACATGACacaataattccacattgcttctcCGTAGGATAGTTTGGCATACCTTTCAACATTTGCCACTTATTTTTGGCGACCCCAAATGTCCTTTCAACCACATTAGGCAGTTTCGAATGATGGTAGTTGAACAACTCTTGCAAATGCTCAGGACCCCTATATTTGAACTCCTCCTTCCAGTATCTGTTGTGGCGATGCGGTCCCAAATACCCACGCTCTTTGGCATACCCTGAGTCCACCAAATAATATCTTCCTATGTACAGAAACCAAATGCACATGTTACTCAATTGCATTCGTACAACGACAAGTGTCTACTAGGTTTTCGTTAAGGAAACCAACCTGGTGGTGGGTGAGGGAATGTTCGAGCCGTCCACCCCTCCCTAAGCACTGCCATGTCGTGCACAGCTCCCGCCATCCCCACTCCAATAAATGTGAACCTCATGTCAAAGTCAACTACAGCTAAAACATTCTGGCTTGGCCAACCTTTCCTGTTGAGGTAATCATCATGTGACCTTCGAGAAACACACACAGGTACGTGTGTTCCATCTATAGCGCCTATGCATCCGTCGAACAAAGGTGAGTACGTCCGCAAAGCCGGATGCACTGTGATATAAGTCGGATCCTTTGGCATAATCACTGTATCTGCAAATGACACCATAGCACGCAACACTTCCCCGAACTTCTGGCTTACTGTTCCCAATGCCCTACGAAGTCTTTCTTTCACCTGTCGCATGCATTGCTTGTGCCCGCATGCCCATAGGAACATGCTTAAAGCCTCTATGGACCCGAACTCTCGAGTAGACTGCAGCCCATGGTTGACAACTAGAATTTTATGCAGCTTATGAAATGTCTCGCTGTTCATACCTACAAACAAACGAACCTAGATCAGAATAAGCTAAAATATCCCAAAAGTTTTTGAAGCTGGGATTACACCTAAATGCATTTGGGAAAGGATACTTACGGAAATTCTCATAGCATCTCCATGGGTCCCTCAAACTAGCTTCCACCCATTCTCGCCCAGTAGCCTCGTGCACTTCGAAGGCCACAGGTGCCGCTTGCATTTGGCTATCCATGGCCATTGCATTAGGATTTTCGGCCGCATATGCTGCCACAGTAGCAGCACAAGTGGCCAAATCCCAGAAAGTGTTGCTTGAATCACTTGAAGCATCACTTGCCCCTTCATCTGCCATTGGTTATGCCCCCCGATGCTGTTTTCTATCTCCGAGTTGTCCTTCACAAACCTGGAAACATCAAACTTCAATTAGTTCACCAATAAAACACCACAgttatttgcaaatgatgcgcaAAGAATTCTAATTGAGTATAAGTGTAAGAGACAAATGCAGCGATACATGAAATCAAGTTGAACAAAGTAAACAAACCAAATTCAGTAACTGCAACCAAGGTGAAGGAAGCTAAACTAGTCCAGATTGATAACATAAACAACAACATTACAAGCATTGTTCATCTGTCCCATAAAATACACTAAAACAACTGCAACTGTCAAGCCAACTGCTTGGCGATACACGATAGATGCTACTGTAGCTTTCCATGGGTCCACGTCCAGTCGATCCATTTAATGCGGTTCTCTGGGTCTTGCAAGCTCTTGAACAACGTACGACAAACCGACTTCCTGAATAGATCCATTGCTTTGAAGTGCAGCTCGGACCCCTCCTGAACACCGTCTTGTCTCAGTATTTCCATGCATTCGGCAACATCGATCTGCTCACGGGTACGATCACAAGCACTCCGTTCTCGTATGCATTCAGTTAGCTGCCTCATGTAGTCCTCTGTACTGCAACTCTTTTTCTTGGGTGGGCTGTCAACCTCTGTCTCCACGACCGCTCTTTTGTTTGACGGGCTAGCGGGTGCAtcatttggggggggggggggggtgactgAATCTGCAATACCTCCGGCACACATGAATGATCCCCTGTCTTTGGGGGAACCGTACAGCTGGAGCAGCTGCTCTAGGTAAGGAGGTGGTGCACCAGGCGCCTGAGCGTCGTCATCTTGGGTATCCTGCATGGCAAAGATGGTTAGCAAACTTGGATGGGCCACATGCGAATTGTGGCACAGAACAAATGAGTTCTTATCTGAAGGCACTGCTAGAAAAATCAatattagtaccggtcagcaACCCCCCTTTAGTACTGGGTGGCTGACCGGTACCGACTGGCCGGTACCGGTCAaaacgcccggtactaaagtggaagtttagtaccggtcggtaatacggaccggtactaaatggtttttcacccaaaaaataaagaaaaaaaattgacaaaCACCCGGGAGGCCCGCACACACCATTTTAGTATCGGCCGGTGTCTtgggccggtactaaaatggctcaGGGGATGGATTTTCTGCGCCGGAGGAGGGGGGGATGCGGACGGCCGGGCCAGAATCGGCCGGTATTTGGCCCACCGATCTTGTCATCTTgaaagaggaggaagagaggggtGGGCTGGCCGGTTGACTCGTCTATTATGGAGAAGAG
This genomic interval from Panicum virgatum strain AP13 chromosome 8K, P.virgatum_v5, whole genome shotgun sequence contains the following:
- the LOC120644762 gene encoding uncharacterized protein LOC120644762, whose translation is MADEGASDASSDSSNTFWDLATCAATVAAYAAENPNAMAMDSQMQAAPVAFEVHEATGREWVEASLRDPWRCYENFRMNSETFHKLHKILVVNHGLQSTREFGSIEALSMFLWACGHKQCMRQVKERLRRALGTVSQKFGEVLRAMVSFADTVIMPKDPTYITVHPALRTYSPLFDGCIGAIDGTHVPVCVSRRSHDDYLNRKGWPSQNVLAVVDFDMRFTFIGVGMAGAVHDMAVLREGWTARTFPHPPPGRYYLVDSGYAKERGYLGPHRHNRYWKEEFKYRGPEHLQELFNYHHSKLPNVVERTFGVAKNKWQMLKVGPMLVPPLSEYSNQWVESNAEDDMVTLRDWITT